In Canis lupus familiaris isolate Mischka breed German Shepherd chromosome 24, alternate assembly UU_Cfam_GSD_1.0, whole genome shotgun sequence, a single genomic region encodes these proteins:
- the CHRNA4 gene encoding neuronal acetylcholine receptor subunit alpha-4 isoform X2 produces the protein MMTTNVWVKQEWHDYKLRWDPADYENVTSIRIPSELIWRPDIVLYNNADGDFAVTHLTKAHLFYDGRVQWTPPAIYKSSCSIDVTFFPFDQQNCTMKFGSWTYDKAKIDLVSMHSRVDQLDLWESGEWVIVDAVGTYNTRKYECCAEVYPDITYAFVIRRLPLFYTINLIIPCLLISCLTVLVFYLPSECGEKITLCISVLLSLTVFLLLITEIIPSTSLVIPLIGEYLLFTMIFVTLSIVITVFVLNVHHRSPRTHTMPAWVRRVFLDVVPRLLFMKRPSVVKDNCRRLIESMHKMASAPGFWPEPEGEPGVPSGTQSRGPSRTPSFCGPVDEPAKPPPACKSPSGQAPALRPSEAEEASPRPSPDSCRPLTKARSLSVQHVSSPPEGAEDGVRCRSRSIQYGGPQDAAASEAGGPVAGSPALLKASSAELPAPEQPSPCKCRCKKEPSPSAVPKARGTKVPPRHLPLSPALTRAVEGVQYIADHLKAEDTDFSVKEDWKYVAMVIDRIFLWVFIIVCLLGTAGLFLPPWLAGMI, from the exons CGCGGACGGGGACTTTGCGGTCACCCACCTGACCAAGGCCCACCTCTTCTACGACGGGCGGGTCCAGTGGACACCCCCCGCCATCTACAAGAGCTCGTGCAGCATCGACGTCACCTTCTTCCCGTTCGACCAGCAGAACTGCACCATGAAGTTCGGGTCCTGGACGTACGACAAGGCCAAGATAGACCTGGTGAGCATGCACAGCCGCGTGGACCAGCTGGACCTGTGGGAGAGCGGCGAGTGGGTCATCGTGGACGCCGTGGGCACCTACAACACCAGGAAGTACGAGTGCTGCGCCGAGGTCTACCCGGACATCACCTACGCCTTCGTCATCCGGCGCCTGCCGCTCTTCTACACCATCAACCTCATCATCCCCTGCCTGCTCATCTCCTGCCTCACCGTGCTCGTCTTCTACCTGCCGTCGGAGTGCGGCGAGAAGATCACGCTGTGCATCTCCGTGCTGCTCTCGCTCACCGTCTTCCTGCTGCTCATCACCGAGATCATCCCCTCCACCTCGCTGGTCATCCCGCTCATCGGCGAGTACCTGCTCTTCACCATGATCTTCGTCACGCTGTCCATCGTCATCACGGTCTTCGTGCTCAACGTGCACCACCGCTCGCCGCGCACGCACACCATGCCCGCCTGGGTCCGCCGGGTCTTCCTGGACGTCGTGCCCCGCCTGCTCTTCATGAAGCGGCCGTCCGTGGTCAAGGACAACTGCAGGCGGCTCATCGAATCCATGCACAAGATGGCCAGCGCCCCAGGCTTCTGGCCCGAGCCCGAGGGGGAGCCCGGCGTCCCGAGCGGAACCCAGAGCCGGGGCCCCTCGCGCACCCCGTCCTTCTGCGGCCCCGTGGACGAGCCGGCCAAGCCCCCGCCGGCCTGCAAGTCGCCCTCGGGCCAGGCCCCTGCTCTGCGGCCCTCAGAGGCGGAGGAAGCGAGCCCCCGCCCCTCGCCTGACTCCTGCCGTCCCCTCACCAAAGCCCGGTCCCTGAGTGTCCAGCATGTGTCCAGTCCTCCCGAAGGGGCGGAGGACGGCGTCCGCTGCCGGTCCCGGAGCATCCAGTACGGCGGTCCCCAGGACGCCGCCGCCTCTGAAGCTGGGGGCCCCGTGGCCGGCTCCCCGGCCTTGCTCAAGGCCAGCTCGGCCGAGCTCCCGGCCCCGGAGCAGCCCTCTCCCTGCAAATGCAGGTGCAAGAAGGAGCCGTCCCCGAGCGCCGTGCCCAAAGCCCGGGGCACCAAAGTGCCCCCCCGGCACCTGCCCCTGTCTCCGGCCCTGACGCGGGCGGTGGAGGGCGTCCAGTACATCGCGGACCACCTGAAGGCGGAGGACACAGACTTCTCG GTGAAGGAGGACTGGAAGTACGTGGCCATGGTCATCGACCGAATCTTCCTCTGGGTGTTCATCATCGTCTGCCTGCTGGGGACCGCGGGCCTCTTCCTGCCCCCCTGGCTGGCCGGCATGATCTAG
- the CHRNA4 gene encoding neuronal acetylcholine receptor subunit alpha-4 isoform X3, producing MKFGSWTYDKAKIDLVSMHSRVDQLDLWESGEWVIVDAVGTYNTRKYECCAEVYPDITYAFVIRRLPLFYTINLIIPCLLISCLTVLVFYLPSECGEKITLCISVLLSLTVFLLLITEIIPSTSLVIPLIGEYLLFTMIFVTLSIVITVFVLNVHHRSPRTHTMPAWVRRVFLDVVPRLLFMKRPSVVKDNCRRLIESMHKMASAPGFWPEPEGEPGVPSGTQSRGPSRTPSFCGPVDEPAKPPPACKSPSGQAPALRPSEAEEASPRPSPDSCRPLTKARSLSVQHVSSPPEGAEDGVRCRSRSIQYGGPQDAAASEAGGPVAGSPALLKASSAELPAPEQPSPCKCRCKKEPSPSAVPKARGTKVPPRHLPLSPALTRAVEGVQYIADHLKAEDTDFSVKEDWKYVAMVIDRIFLWVFIIVCLLGTAGLFLPPWLAGMI from the exons ATGAAGTTCGGGTCCTGGACGTACGACAAGGCCAAGATAGACCTGGTGAGCATGCACAGCCGCGTGGACCAGCTGGACCTGTGGGAGAGCGGCGAGTGGGTCATCGTGGACGCCGTGGGCACCTACAACACCAGGAAGTACGAGTGCTGCGCCGAGGTCTACCCGGACATCACCTACGCCTTCGTCATCCGGCGCCTGCCGCTCTTCTACACCATCAACCTCATCATCCCCTGCCTGCTCATCTCCTGCCTCACCGTGCTCGTCTTCTACCTGCCGTCGGAGTGCGGCGAGAAGATCACGCTGTGCATCTCCGTGCTGCTCTCGCTCACCGTCTTCCTGCTGCTCATCACCGAGATCATCCCCTCCACCTCGCTGGTCATCCCGCTCATCGGCGAGTACCTGCTCTTCACCATGATCTTCGTCACGCTGTCCATCGTCATCACGGTCTTCGTGCTCAACGTGCACCACCGCTCGCCGCGCACGCACACCATGCCCGCCTGGGTCCGCCGGGTCTTCCTGGACGTCGTGCCCCGCCTGCTCTTCATGAAGCGGCCGTCCGTGGTCAAGGACAACTGCAGGCGGCTCATCGAATCCATGCACAAGATGGCCAGCGCCCCAGGCTTCTGGCCCGAGCCCGAGGGGGAGCCCGGCGTCCCGAGCGGAACCCAGAGCCGGGGCCCCTCGCGCACCCCGTCCTTCTGCGGCCCCGTGGACGAGCCGGCCAAGCCCCCGCCGGCCTGCAAGTCGCCCTCGGGCCAGGCCCCTGCTCTGCGGCCCTCAGAGGCGGAGGAAGCGAGCCCCCGCCCCTCGCCTGACTCCTGCCGTCCCCTCACCAAAGCCCGGTCCCTGAGTGTCCAGCATGTGTCCAGTCCTCCCGAAGGGGCGGAGGACGGCGTCCGCTGCCGGTCCCGGAGCATCCAGTACGGCGGTCCCCAGGACGCCGCCGCCTCTGAAGCTGGGGGCCCCGTGGCCGGCTCCCCGGCCTTGCTCAAGGCCAGCTCGGCCGAGCTCCCGGCCCCGGAGCAGCCCTCTCCCTGCAAATGCAGGTGCAAGAAGGAGCCGTCCCCGAGCGCCGTGCCCAAAGCCCGGGGCACCAAAGTGCCCCCCCGGCACCTGCCCCTGTCTCCGGCCCTGACGCGGGCGGTGGAGGGCGTCCAGTACATCGCGGACCACCTGAAGGCGGAGGACACAGACTTCTCG GTGAAGGAGGACTGGAAGTACGTGGCCATGGTCATCGACCGAATCTTCCTCTGGGTGTTCATCATCGTCTGCCTGCTGGGGACCGCGGGCCTCTTCCTGCCCCCCTGGCTGGCCGGCATGATCTAG